A stretch of the Glycine soja cultivar W05 chromosome 13, ASM419377v2, whole genome shotgun sequence genome encodes the following:
- the LOC114382555 gene encoding lysine-specific demethylase JMJ25-like, with amino-acid sequence MWRALRHVTNTKHGQHLAKKTIDCLDWTEGEINIHQLFTGYTNGRRDWLAWPQILKLKDWPPSNLFEEQLPRHCAEFISSLPFKEYTDPHKGSLNLAVKLPNGSLKPDLGPKTYIAYGFPQELGRGDSVTKLHCDMSDAVNVLTHIAEVKLDSDQLTVIEKLKQKHLEQEKRELLGDDQDGETNVDMLNNSSSTINALDRQSSVEVMEQEGGLCDGKEVDQFHQPSGSNEVAIANEDGISYGSELLEVDKVKINQGDLLFGGGGCFRWCSLGYFLETGCP; translated from the exons GGGGAAATTAATATCCACCAACTTTTTACTGGCTATACAAATGGTCGTAGGGATTGGCTTGCTTGGCCACagatattgaaattaaaagattGGCCTCCTTCTAATTTATTTGAGGAACAATTGCCTCGTCATTGTGCTGAGTTCATATCTTCCTTACCCTTCAAGGAATATACTGATCCTCACAAAGGTTCTCTTAACCTTGCTGTGAAGTTGCCTAATGGTTCTCTAAAGCCAGACCTGGGGCCAAAAACATATATTGCTTATGGATTTCCTCAGGAGCTTGGACGTGGTGATTCAGTGACTAAGCTCCATTGTGATATGTCTGATGCA GTAAATGTGTTGACTCATATTGCAGAAGTGAAACTGGATTCTGATCAACTTACTGTCATTGAGAAGTTGAAGCAAAAGCATCTCGAGCAAGAGAAAAGGGAGCTACTTGGTGATGATCAGGATGGAGAAACTAATGTTGACATGCTTAATAATTCATCTTCTACAATAAATGCTTTGGACAGGCAAAGTAGTGTTGAAGTCATGGAACAAGAAGGTGGATTATGTGATGGGAAAGAAGTTGATCAGTTTCATCAACCGTCTGGTAGTAATGAGGTTGCCATTGCTAATGAGGATGGCATTTCATATGGATCAGAGCTCCTAGAGGTTgacaaagtaaaaataaatcaaggtGATTTGttgtttggggggggggggtgcttCAGATGGTGCTCTCTGGGATATTTTTTGGAGACAGGATGTCCCTAA